Proteins from one Holophagales bacterium genomic window:
- a CDS encoding serine hydrolase, whose product MSPLSATRLLRAVSLLLLLALPAAGQTAAAPAAAVVVVPVANVLARPEAAAPVEDQAILGEAVETSRADGRFLFVKTRSGSRGWIEATAVRPGLADPSAERLEVTSNLAHVYREPSFMASAPLATAPLGARLGGLRTLEKDGYVWREVVLPDGQTGYVAGEDVAEERTSAMPPVLDPASWLAMARRFLGAPYTWGGTTPWGFDCSGLVWRVLERHGVLLMRNSSEMCFRDPQLVPVRFEELAPGDLVFFGTETKIDHVGFWTGEGNVLQATSHRVPSTQEMPWASERMAPRFRYARRLAALPGAPRPSGLTPAKAEALGKALDALAAEGKATFGIVVKDLQTGGTVKRNATTTMHAASTMKTAVLLEALRRVDEKTLSLSTGIPVVDCFSSAVDGSPFRVEMDPESDGRLVPYLTQPARLDFLMREMIVRSSNVATNLMLGLCPPRDVQAFADALGAPGVKVRRMVEDEKAYQAGISNETDAEGMAALMEAAVRSPKLSVEARRLAFEILAAQEFNGQIPAGIPKQAGAVVAHKTGSISKVQHDAAFVRLPDGREYVLVLLATDFGASEEGRKRVVETTRKMSRAVWEAMIAP is encoded by the coding sequence ATGAGTCCTCTCAGCGCGACCCGGTTGCTCCGGGCCGTTTCCCTCCTCCTGCTCCTCGCCCTCCCTGCCGCCGGCCAGACGGCGGCCGCTCCCGCGGCCGCCGTCGTCGTCGTCCCGGTCGCCAACGTCCTCGCCCGCCCCGAGGCGGCGGCGCCCGTCGAGGACCAGGCGATTCTCGGCGAGGCGGTCGAGACGTCGCGCGCCGACGGGCGCTTCCTCTTCGTGAAGACCCGCTCCGGTTCGCGGGGGTGGATCGAGGCGACGGCCGTGCGGCCCGGCCTCGCCGACCCGTCCGCCGAGCGGCTCGAGGTGACCTCGAACCTCGCGCACGTCTACCGCGAGCCCAGCTTCATGGCCTCTGCGCCGCTCGCGACGGCCCCGTTGGGAGCACGCCTCGGAGGGCTCCGAACGCTCGAGAAGGACGGGTACGTCTGGCGGGAGGTCGTCCTGCCCGACGGGCAGACCGGCTACGTCGCCGGCGAGGACGTCGCGGAGGAACGGACGAGCGCGATGCCACCCGTCCTCGATCCCGCCTCGTGGCTCGCGATGGCCAGGCGCTTCCTCGGCGCCCCCTACACCTGGGGCGGGACGACGCCCTGGGGATTCGACTGCTCCGGCCTCGTCTGGCGGGTCCTCGAGCGGCACGGGGTCCTCCTCATGCGCAACAGCTCGGAGATGTGCTTCCGCGACCCGCAGCTCGTCCCGGTCCGCTTCGAGGAGCTCGCTCCGGGCGACCTCGTCTTCTTCGGAACGGAGACGAAGATCGACCACGTCGGCTTCTGGACGGGTGAGGGAAACGTCCTGCAGGCGACGAGCCACCGCGTCCCCTCGACCCAGGAGATGCCCTGGGCGAGCGAGCGGATGGCCCCGCGTTTCCGCTACGCCCGGCGCCTCGCCGCGCTCCCCGGCGCCCCCCGCCCCTCCGGCCTGACGCCGGCGAAGGCCGAGGCGCTCGGGAAGGCCCTCGACGCGCTCGCCGCGGAAGGGAAGGCGACGTTCGGGATCGTCGTGAAGGACCTGCAGACGGGCGGGACCGTGAAACGCAACGCGACGACGACGATGCACGCGGCGAGCACGATGAAGACGGCCGTCCTCCTCGAGGCGCTGCGGCGCGTCGACGAGAAGACGCTCTCCCTCTCGACGGGAATCCCCGTCGTCGACTGCTTCTCGAGCGCCGTCGACGGCTCGCCGTTCCGCGTCGAGATGGACCCCGAGAGCGACGGCCGGCTCGTGCCCTACCTGACGCAGCCGGCGCGGCTCGATTTCCTCATGCGGGAGATGATCGTCCGCTCGTCGAACGTCGCGACGAACCTGATGCTCGGCCTCTGCCCGCCCAGGGACGTCCAGGCCTTCGCCGACGCGCTCGGCGCGCCGGGCGTGAAGGTCCGGCGGATGGTCGAGGACGAGAAGGCCTACCAGGCCGGCATCTCGAACGAGACCGACGCCGAGGGCATGGCGGCGCTGATGGAGGCGGCCGTGAGGTCGCCGAAGCTCTCCGTGGAGGCCCGCCGCCTCGCTTTCGAGATCCTCGCCGCGCAGGAGTTCAACGGCCAGATCCCGGCCGGCATCCCGAAGCAGGCGGGGGCGGTCGTGGCACACAAGACCGGGAGCATCTCGAAGGTGCAGCACGACGCGGCCTTCGTGAGGCTCCCCGACGGGCGCGAGTACGTCCTCGTCCTCCTCGCGACGGATTTCGGCGCCAGCGAGGAAGGGCGCAAGCGGGTCGTCGAGACGACGCGGAAGATGTCGCGCGCCGTCTGGGAGGCGATGATCGCCCCCTGA
- a CDS encoding dipeptide epimerase has translation MSASLSRRDLLAVSGSLAASALLPSIASAAPANVAAAKGVTLDLKPMLLKLRHTWTIARSSSDEKKNGLLTLASGGITGYGETAANKRYGQSWESGEAAFAKVKAACAGLSPWEHLAWLERAEEAAGGDSQVVAALDMALWDWKGKAVGQPVWKLLGIPTGRMAQTTFSIGIDTPEVMKEKVKEAEPYPLLKVKVGLPGDETNVAAIRSVTQKPIRVDANEGWATAEEALAKIAWLKTMGIEFVEQPLPVAKNAEMKAVKAASVLPLVADESVLHVKDVPSLVGLFDGVNAKLAKCGGITRAYELAALGRALGFKLMLGCMIESSLGIAAAVAVAPLYDWLDLDGNLLVANDPWKGLVLKDGRWDLPSGPGLGVVPV, from the coding sequence ATGAGTGCTTCCCTCTCGCGCCGCGACCTCCTGGCCGTCTCGGGGTCCCTCGCCGCCTCCGCCCTCCTTCCCTCCATCGCCTCGGCCGCCCCCGCGAACGTCGCGGCCGCGAAGGGCGTGACGCTCGACCTCAAACCGATGCTCCTGAAGCTGCGGCACACCTGGACGATCGCGCGCAGCTCCTCGGACGAGAAGAAGAACGGACTCCTGACGCTCGCGTCGGGCGGGATCACCGGCTACGGCGAGACGGCGGCGAACAAGCGCTACGGCCAGAGCTGGGAGAGCGGCGAAGCGGCGTTCGCGAAGGTGAAGGCGGCCTGCGCGGGGCTCTCCCCGTGGGAGCACCTCGCGTGGCTCGAGAGGGCCGAGGAAGCGGCCGGGGGCGACTCGCAGGTCGTCGCCGCCCTCGACATGGCGCTCTGGGACTGGAAAGGGAAGGCGGTCGGACAGCCGGTCTGGAAGCTCCTCGGTATCCCGACGGGGCGGATGGCCCAGACGACGTTCTCGATCGGCATCGACACGCCCGAGGTGATGAAGGAGAAGGTGAAGGAGGCCGAGCCCTACCCGCTCCTGAAGGTGAAGGTGGGCCTCCCGGGCGACGAGACGAACGTCGCGGCGATCCGCTCGGTGACGCAGAAGCCGATCCGCGTCGACGCGAACGAGGGGTGGGCGACCGCGGAGGAGGCGCTCGCGAAGATCGCCTGGCTGAAGACGATGGGGATCGAGTTCGTCGAGCAGCCGCTGCCCGTCGCGAAGAACGCCGAGATGAAGGCGGTGAAGGCGGCGTCCGTCCTCCCGCTCGTGGCGGACGAGTCGGTCCTCCACGTGAAGGACGTCCCGTCCCTCGTCGGCCTCTTCGACGGCGTGAACGCCAAGCTCGCCAAGTGCGGCGGCATCACCCGCGCCTACGAGCTCGCGGCCCTCGGGCGCGCGCTCGGCTTCAAGCTGATGCTCGGCTGCATGATCGAGTCGTCCCTCGGCATCGCCGCCGCCGTCGCGGTCGCCCCGCTCTACGACTGGCTCGACCTGGACGGGAACCTCCTCGTCGCGAACGACCCGTGGAAGGGGCTCGTCCTGAAGGACGGCCGGTGGGATCTCCCCTCGGGGCCGGGGCTCGGCGTCGTTCCGGTCTGA
- a CDS encoding serine hydrolase: MRRGPVAAIAALSAAVPILVSCATAPPRELFVSPPSEPLARRVARHAEASGARMGVVALHVESGRELRWRDTETFEGASIVKLALLVEALARSREGTLELYERWPVPPGAVAAGSGVLDEFGPWLAPTRRDLLRLMMALSDNTSANHFIDAFGAETVNCRMAELGLAGIELVGRIPDLGSPEEDAPWEPLGRMTPRDTAELWRRAATGTLLDRESSHLAMRLAANPRTANRIPRLLASLPGNAWAGKTGTMSGVRADSGVLTTPKGTFVFAIFADRIPGGGSLAANHAMGEIAREVVDAWSKDLPDRPPIDLSEERPRQPALPRVELTPLEARTGGPHLERVYRGADRLFWELWEKAGGDLADACLVPMPNSSWDGWLPRRIEPLTSLVLHHTAMDDDESCIAFFLEPSSFVSSHFLVGRDGRLYQFVSLEHRAFHAGASYLHGRSVLNLSSVGVEITGDGNRVPFTRAQIETVARLTGVLTAQFGLEVPWIAGHEHIAPGRKIDPGALFPWNEVVRRGLALAEELRPLVPPPAE; this comes from the coding sequence GTGAGGCGCGGCCCCGTCGCGGCGATCGCGGCGCTCTCGGCGGCCGTCCCGATCCTCGTCTCCTGCGCGACCGCCCCGCCCCGGGAGCTCTTCGTCTCCCCGCCGTCGGAGCCGCTCGCCCGGCGCGTCGCGCGGCACGCGGAGGCGAGCGGTGCGCGGATGGGGGTCGTCGCCCTTCACGTCGAGAGCGGTCGCGAGCTCCGCTGGCGCGACACGGAGACGTTCGAGGGGGCGAGCATCGTCAAGCTCGCCCTCCTCGTCGAGGCGCTCGCGAGGAGCCGCGAAGGGACGCTGGAGCTGTACGAGCGGTGGCCGGTCCCTCCCGGCGCCGTCGCCGCCGGCTCGGGCGTCCTCGACGAGTTCGGGCCGTGGCTCGCGCCGACCCGTCGCGACCTCCTGCGCCTGATGATGGCGCTCTCGGACAACACCTCGGCAAACCACTTCATCGACGCCTTCGGCGCGGAGACGGTGAACTGCCGGATGGCCGAGCTCGGACTCGCCGGGATCGAGCTCGTCGGGAGGATCCCGGACCTCGGGTCTCCCGAGGAGGACGCGCCGTGGGAGCCGCTCGGCCGGATGACCCCGCGCGACACCGCCGAGCTCTGGCGCCGGGCCGCCACGGGAACGCTCCTCGACAGGGAGTCGAGCCATCTCGCGATGCGTCTCGCCGCCAACCCGCGCACGGCGAACCGGATCCCGCGTCTCCTCGCCTCGCTGCCTGGAAACGCCTGGGCAGGCAAGACCGGCACGATGAGCGGCGTCAGGGCCGACTCCGGGGTCCTGACGACGCCGAAGGGGACGTTCGTCTTCGCGATCTTCGCCGACCGCATCCCGGGCGGCGGCTCTCTGGCGGCGAACCACGCCATGGGGGAGATCGCCAGGGAGGTCGTCGACGCGTGGTCGAAGGATCTCCCTGACCGCCCCCCGATCGACCTCTCCGAGGAGCGCCCACGCCAGCCGGCCCTTCCCAGGGTGGAGCTGACGCCGCTCGAGGCCCGCACCGGAGGGCCGCACCTCGAACGCGTCTACCGCGGCGCCGACCGCCTCTTCTGGGAGCTGTGGGAGAAGGCGGGCGGCGACCTCGCGGACGCCTGCCTCGTCCCGATGCCGAACTCCTCCTGGGACGGGTGGCTCCCCCGGCGGATCGAGCCGCTGACGTCGCTCGTCCTCCACCACACGGCGATGGACGACGACGAGTCGTGCATCGCCTTCTTCCTCGAGCCGTCGAGCTTCGTCTCCTCGCACTTTCTCGTCGGGCGGGACGGACGGCTCTACCAGTTCGTCTCGCTCGAGCACCGGGCGTTCCACGCGGGGGCCTCGTACCTCCACGGCCGGTCGGTCCTGAACCTCAGCTCGGTCGGCGTCGAGATCACCGGCGACGGGAACCGGGTTCCCTTCACGCGCGCGCAGATCGAGACCGTCGCGAGGCTCACGGGCGTCCTGACGGCGCAGTTCGGCCTCGAGGTACCGTGGATCGCCGGGCACGAGCACATCGCTCCGGGCCGCAAGATCGACCCCGGAGCGCTCTTCCCGTGGAACGAGGTCGTTCGACGCGGCCTCGCTCTCGCGGAGGAGCTCCGGCCGCTCGTTCCGCCACCTGCCGAGTAG
- a CDS encoding sensor domain-containing diguanylate cyclase, with translation MSVANGFSAQGEILARAFATVDAALAITDTSGRITWANATFHDLHGIPAGAFQDVRLRDLVVARPGAPSPLPEPLASGFRGCVRHRRLDGSIFLADLSVTPVTGGLAIVAREVTAERRAAALHDCILALLRAVRESPVPEKLFPVAHALFARLLPAQCFAVVGPDPGTARVDLLYSAPESLGDDVRQAIWAVAGRVLAIGRPVCLGPSAWGEAYAAGHLASAGIPGTSWLGAPLGDDLGVLVVWASGGAEHDEADAELLGTLAPPVGQALQRGRDEARRRSELLEKTALMDALSDAGQALVTLRDGFVVHANDAAARFVGTTREELAGRRLLLEVVPPSERPRLARLLASPSPEAFETALALPDGQRREVQMAIRAVDLPEGLLQLVVFHDVTTLVTSARTDYLTGLPNRRATEEALAREWERLRRRSGAFALARGEATETQPAPPLSVVMIDIDDFSVFNDNHGHHTGDEMLRRTSLVLRAALRSCDLVGRWGGEEFLAILPDTDAEGAAIVAERIRHSVEADAFYDVPRFPSAAAEAARAAVESVRLQVTISLGVATAVRPASPKPDEVVRRADAALYEAKTTGKNRVLSAPSEEEPPA, from the coding sequence ATGTCTGTTGCGAACGGGTTCAGCGCCCAGGGAGAGATCCTCGCGCGCGCCTTCGCCACGGTCGACGCCGCTCTCGCCATCACCGACACCTCGGGACGCATCACCTGGGCGAACGCCACCTTCCACGACCTGCACGGCATCCCCGCGGGTGCGTTTCAGGACGTCCGTCTCCGTGACCTCGTCGTCGCCCGCCCGGGTGCCCCCTCGCCGCTCCCCGAGCCCCTCGCCAGCGGATTTCGGGGGTGTGTGCGGCACCGCCGGCTCGACGGGTCGATCTTCCTCGCCGACCTGTCCGTCACCCCGGTGACGGGAGGCCTCGCGATCGTCGCGAGGGAGGTCACGGCCGAGCGCAGGGCCGCCGCCCTTCATGACTGCATCCTGGCGCTCCTGCGGGCCGTCCGGGAGTCTCCGGTCCCGGAGAAGCTGTTCCCGGTGGCCCACGCGCTCTTCGCCCGGCTCCTCCCCGCACAGTGCTTCGCCGTCGTCGGGCCGGACCCCGGGACCGCGCGTGTCGATCTCCTCTACTCGGCACCCGAGTCGCTCGGGGACGACGTGAGACAGGCGATCTGGGCCGTTGCCGGACGTGTCCTGGCCATCGGGAGGCCGGTCTGCCTCGGGCCGTCGGCCTGGGGGGAGGCGTATGCGGCCGGCCACCTCGCGTCCGCGGGAATCCCCGGGACGTCGTGGCTCGGGGCGCCCCTCGGCGACGACCTCGGCGTCCTCGTCGTGTGGGCGTCGGGGGGTGCCGAGCACGACGAGGCCGACGCCGAGCTCCTCGGGACGCTCGCCCCCCCGGTGGGGCAGGCGCTCCAGCGCGGCCGGGACGAGGCGCGGCGGCGGTCCGAGCTCCTCGAGAAGACCGCGCTCATGGACGCGCTGTCCGACGCCGGGCAGGCGCTCGTGACGCTTCGTGACGGCTTCGTGGTCCACGCCAATGACGCGGCGGCCCGCTTCGTGGGGACGACGCGGGAGGAGCTGGCCGGCCGCCGCCTCCTCCTCGAGGTCGTCCCCCCCTCCGAGCGGCCCCGCCTGGCCCGGCTTCTCGCCTCACCGTCGCCCGAGGCGTTCGAGACGGCGCTGGCCCTCCCGGACGGCCAGCGGCGGGAAGTGCAGATGGCCATCCGTGCCGTCGACCTGCCGGAGGGTCTGCTTCAGCTCGTCGTCTTCCACGACGTGACGACGCTCGTCACCTCCGCGCGCACCGACTACCTCACCGGCCTCCCGAACCGGCGCGCCACCGAGGAGGCCCTCGCGCGCGAGTGGGAACGGTTGCGTCGCCGCTCGGGGGCCTTCGCGCTCGCGCGGGGCGAGGCCACCGAGACCCAGCCGGCTCCTCCCCTGTCGGTCGTCATGATCGACATCGACGACTTCTCCGTCTTCAACGACAACCACGGCCACCACACCGGAGACGAGATGCTCCGCCGGACGTCGCTCGTCCTGCGCGCCGCCCTCCGCTCGTGCGACCTCGTCGGCCGGTGGGGAGGAGAGGAGTTCCTCGCCATCCTCCCCGACACCGACGCCGAGGGTGCCGCGATCGTCGCCGAGCGGATCCGTCACTCCGTCGAGGCCGACGCCTTCTACGACGTCCCGCGCTTTCCGTCGGCAGCGGCGGAAGCGGCAAGAGCGGCGGTCGAGAGCGTCCGGCTCCAGGTCACGATCAGCCTCGGCGTCGCGACGGCCGTTCGCCCGGCCTCGCCGAAACCCGACGAGGTCGTTCGCCGGGCCGATGCCGCGCTCTACGAGGCGAAGACGACCGGGAAGAATCGCGTCCTCTCGGCCCCGTCCGAGGAGGAGCCCCCGGCGTGA
- a CDS encoding N-acetylglucosamine 6-phosphate deacetylase: MGLTAANGLIDLHLHGAFGVDVLTADEAGLDRLALGLEERGVAGFVPTLVPVPLDALAPLLSRLSAWVRSRRPGDGRGAMPLGIHLEGPFVSPNRSGALHRDALLDGSDARRVGAFFEAVGDLPGRSIVTMAPEIPGGLDLVSAFVKRGFLVSLGHTEADVPTLDGALRRGARHMTHFGNAMKPLHHRDAGPIGWGLLHDEVTVDVIADLHHLSPQMLALVRRCKGPGGFVLISDAAPCAGLPDGDHLVWGETLTVTDGAVRNASGNLAGSAALLPDCVARLAASGVATLEEARHAASETPRRLLASG, translated from the coding sequence GTGGGGTTGACCGCGGCGAACGGCCTGATCGACCTTCACCTCCACGGTGCCTTCGGCGTCGACGTCCTGACGGCGGACGAAGCCGGTCTCGACCGCCTCGCACTCGGCCTCGAGGAACGCGGCGTCGCAGGGTTCGTCCCGACGCTCGTCCCGGTCCCGCTCGACGCCCTGGCGCCGCTCCTCTCGCGCCTCTCGGCCTGGGTCCGCTCGCGCCGCCCGGGCGACGGACGCGGCGCGATGCCGCTCGGCATCCACCTCGAGGGACCGTTCGTCTCCCCGAACCGGTCGGGCGCGTTGCACCGCGACGCGCTCCTCGACGGAAGCGACGCGCGCCGGGTCGGCGCGTTCTTCGAGGCCGTCGGCGACCTCCCCGGACGCTCGATCGTCACGATGGCGCCCGAGATCCCGGGCGGGCTCGATCTCGTTTCCGCATTCGTGAAGCGCGGATTTCTCGTCTCGCTCGGGCACACGGAGGCGGACGTCCCGACGCTCGACGGGGCGCTCCGGCGCGGCGCGCGGCACATGACCCACTTCGGCAACGCGATGAAGCCTCTCCACCACCGCGACGCCGGACCGATCGGCTGGGGCCTCCTCCACGACGAGGTGACGGTCGACGTCATCGCCGACCTCCACCACCTTTCCCCCCAGATGCTCGCCCTCGTGAGGCGCTGCAAGGGGCCCGGGGGCTTCGTCCTCATCAGCGACGCCGCCCCCTGCGCGGGGCTCCCCGACGGGGATCACCTGGTCTGGGGAGAGACGCTCACCGTCACCGACGGCGCTGTCCGAAACGCCTCAGGGAACCTCGCCGGGAGCGCCGCGCTCCTGCCCGACTGCGTCGCGCGGCTGGCCGCCTCCGGTGTCGCGACACTGGAGGAGGCGCGCCACGCGGCTAGCGAGACCCCGCGTCGGCTTCTCGCCTCCGGCTGA
- a CDS encoding N-acetylmuramic acid 6-phosphate etherase yields the protein MIDTLAYVTAIHEADLEAVRAVGRVLPEVAHAAEAIAARLDAGGKWINAGAGTSGRLGVLDASELPPTFGVAPRLVTGLIAGGSEALVNAVEGAEDDEAQGAEDVRLAGVTSRDVVLGIAASGATPWVAGALRWGKGLGALTVALVGAPHSRLAAIADLAILVETGPEVLRGSSRMKAGTAQKLVLNMLSTAVMARRGLVYRGEMIAMRPTNVKLKRRAIDIVGRVLALPPEPAARLLESAGWELPVALVSGRWGVPVEKAGEWIAALSGNVARALDEEPTWG from the coding sequence GTGATCGACACGCTGGCGTACGTCACGGCGATCCACGAGGCCGACCTGGAGGCCGTCCGGGCCGTCGGACGCGTCCTCCCGGAGGTCGCGCACGCCGCCGAGGCCATCGCCGCGCGCCTCGACGCCGGCGGGAAGTGGATCAACGCCGGGGCGGGCACGAGCGGGCGGCTCGGCGTCCTCGACGCGTCGGAGCTGCCCCCCACGTTCGGCGTCGCGCCGCGCCTCGTGACGGGCCTCATCGCGGGCGGGAGCGAGGCCCTCGTGAACGCCGTGGAGGGAGCCGAGGACGACGAGGCGCAGGGGGCCGAGGACGTCAGGCTCGCCGGCGTGACCTCGCGCGACGTGGTCCTCGGCATCGCCGCGAGCGGCGCGACGCCCTGGGTTGCCGGAGCTCTCCGGTGGGGGAAGGGGCTCGGCGCCCTGACGGTCGCCCTCGTCGGCGCGCCCCACTCACGCCTCGCCGCGATCGCCGACCTGGCGATCCTCGTCGAGACCGGCCCCGAGGTCCTCCGCGGCTCCTCGCGGATGAAGGCGGGGACGGCGCAGAAGCTCGTCCTCAACATGCTCTCGACCGCCGTCATGGCGCGGCGCGGTCTCGTCTACCGCGGGGAGATGATCGCGATGCGCCCGACGAACGTGAAGCTGAAACGGCGCGCGATCGACATCGTCGGGCGCGTGCTGGCGCTTCCTCCAGAGCCCGCCGCACGGCTCCTCGAGAGTGCCGGCTGGGAGCTGCCCGTCGCGCTCGTCTCCGGCAGGTGGGGCGTGCCGGTGGAGAAGGCGGGGGAGTGGATCGCGGCGCTGAGCGGGAACGTGGCGCGGGCGCTCGACGAGGAGCCGACGTGGGGTTGA